The Labilibaculum sp. sequence CCTCTCTCGCTGGGTATCGTTGCTTTACTTACCTCTGTAATCATCTTTTTGGTAGCCGGAACCAATAGAAAAGGGCTTGTGGCCTTTTTCGGTGCCATGAGTGGTATCGCTGTTACCTGTATCATGGCCATACTCTTTGGAAAACTATTCAATATTCATGGTGCCATTAAACCATTCTCGGAAACATTGCTCTATTCAGGCTATTCCTACCTAAATCTTACTGAAATTTTTCTAGCCGGGATTTTTATCTCCTCATCCGGAGCAGTAATGGATATCTCGATGGACATTGCCGCTTCGCAAGCTGAGGTGTACCTGCAAAACAACAGCATTACAGCCAAACAGTTACGAAAATCAGGTTTCTCGGTAGGAAAAGCTGTTGTAGGAACAATGACAACAACCCTGCTTCTTGCATATTCAGGCGGATTTTCAGCTTTATTAATGGTATTTATTGCACAAGGAACCCCAATGATCAATATCCTGAACCTAAATTACGTCTCAGGTGAAATACTGCACACATTGGTCGGTAGTTTTGGATTGATACTGGTTGCTCCTTTTACTGCAATTATTGGTGCATGGGTGTTTACAAGAAAAAAGAGAGGGCACTAAAGCTACTTACATATCCTTCGCAAAAAAACCGAGACTTAATTCCACGCTGAACTTTTCCTAAAAATCGAAAGGAACTTTTATTCGAAATAAATTGCCAAATTTTATTCAATTAAAAATTCAACATATCCAATTAATGGAAAAGAATACCTGTTAGCCTTACCCATTCTAAATTTATTCTTTCCGAAAAATCAAGGCTGGGTATTAGTCTTAAATCCCTACTTTGCGCCTTCATTAAAACCGTTCGAGAAAGGAGCAGTATCCTACTCAAATATATTCGCCTAATATTTCATCTTATGAGTATCCAAATTGTAGAAGTCCTGAATCAGCGTCAACGCAAAACCTTTGTAAACTTTCCAATTAAGCTGTATAAGGATAATCAATTTTGGGTTCCTCCTTTTAAGGCAGGCGAACTGGAACTCTTACTGCCCGAAAAGAATCCTGCTTTTGATTTTTGCAAGGCTAAATTTTGGCTGGCTTACCAAAATGGAAAAATCGTAGGACGAATTGGTGCCATTGTGAACCAACTTTGTATCGAAAAACAAAGTGAGAAAATTGGCCGGATTACACGAATGGAGTTTGTTGACAGCCATGAAGTTTCCGAAAAACTCTTTGAAACCGCAGAAGAATGGCTGAAAAACCAAGGAATGATTGGTGTAAACGGACCGCTGGGATTTTCGAACTTAGATCATGCTGGTTTGTTGATTGAAGGACACGAATGGCTTCCTTCCATGGCTTCCGATTATCATTTTGCCTACTATCAAAATCATTTCGAAAGATTGGCTTATGCAAAGGAAATTGATTGGTTGGAATTTAGAATCAACCTACCGGAAGAAACCCCGGAGAAAGCAAGCCGTGTTGCCGAACTAATCCAAAAAAGATATGGTTTGCAAACCGTAAACTTCACAACAAAAAAAGAGCTGGAACCTTACAAAGAAAAAATATTTAAGGTTTTTAACGATGCCTTTTCCGATTTGTTTGGCTCTATTAAACTCCCCGAAAAGTTAATCCGTTTCTACATTTCAAAATACTTTCCCATCCTGAATCCCCGATACGTTAAAATCATTTTAAACAAAGAAGATAAATTGGTTGGATTCATTATTGCTTTGCCTTCCTTATCGAAAGCCCTGCAAAAAGCCAAGGGCAAATTATTACCATTCGGATGGTGGCATCTTAAAAAGGCACTCGAACACCCTACCGAAATGGATTTAATGCTGACTGGTGTAGATCACGACTGCCAAAAACTGGGATTCGTATCCATATTGATGAATGAATTGCTAAAAACATCAAATAGTGACGGACTAAAATTTGCTGAAACAACCGGAATGCTCGAAAACAATCATGTAGCTATTCAACTTTGGAAATCATTCGATCACATTCAGCACAAACGCAAACGCTGCTACCGCAAAATGTTTTAAGTCCATAATAAAGAGAGACAACCAGCAAAGGAAAAAAAATGCATTTTACTATTGAGAACAACAGTATACGAATAGGTATTTTAAATAACATCAGCAATATTCCATAAAGTATGTAAGTAAAGTTATTCTGATTTTTTCTTCGATGAAAAAACATACAAAAAATCGTAGAAAACATCCTTAAATACTTTGTGCTCTTTGTGGGAATTTTTATCGCTTACCTGATGCTTACTTTAAAAGTTAGTTTAGAATATATCTTTCAACCACTTCGGCCACACCATGATCGTTATTCGAAGCAACAATAACATCGGCACATCCTCGAAGCTCTGGCGTTACATTATCTACCCAAACACCCAAACCGGCATATTCAACCATAGTTAAATCGTTGCCCGCATTACCAACAGCAATAATTTCCTCCTGACGGATACCTAACTTCTCAGCCAATCGGGCAATACTTGCGGCCTTATCAATTCCTTGCGGCATCACTTCCAAAAAGAAAGGTTTCGAAATGGCAACACTCTTATTTGGTTTTTCATGCTTCAATTTCGCTTCCACCGTTTTCAGGTATTCCGGCTCTTCCAATAGAATGCATTTCACGGCCGGTTCAGTTACAGCAGTCTTAAAGCAATCTACCTTATTAAATTTCATCTGCGTAAGCTGAACCTCTACATCGATATATTTCGAAGTGGTTTCGCTAATGATACTATCGGCAGTATAGGTGATAATATCAACATTATTCGCCAGGCTGAAATCATACAAACCATGAATTTGCTCCTTGCTTAATCTCTGCTCGAAAATGCTTTTTTGCTGGCTAAGATCCGTAATAATTGCCCCGTTATAAGAGATGATATACGATCCGTACTTTTTCAAATCAAGCTCTTCCGCATAGCGAAGCATAGCT is a genomic window containing:
- a CDS encoding YibE/F family protein, with amino-acid sequence MFKFQLPQKSDLILVGLLLILSTAILYLPTGFSENNYENSERVKALVLATDNSLVVETGILKTGSQTVQIKILNGKFKGKELTAFNQLIGRMEFDKYFFPGDKTLTVLNFNQDKSEIISANVIDHYRINLEAFLLGLFVLFLISFAGWTGVKAMLSFLFAGITIWKLLLPGLLKGYAPIPLSLGIVALLTSVIIFLVAGTNRKGLVAFFGAMSGIAVTCIMAILFGKLFNIHGAIKPFSETLLYSGYSYLNLTEIFLAGIFISSSGAVMDISMDIAASQAEVYLQNNSITAKQLRKSGFSVGKAVVGTMTTTLLLAYSGGFSALLMVFIAQGTPMINILNLNYVSGEILHTLVGSFGLILVAPFTAIIGAWVFTRKKRGH
- a CDS encoding Cof-type HAD-IIB family hydrolase — encoded protein: MKYKMLVLDLDDTLLCDDHSISDRNKEMLMKAQEKGIYVVLASGRPTAAMLRYAEELDLKKYGSYIISYNGAIITDLSQQKSIFEQRLSKEQIHGLYDFSLANNVDIITYTADSIISETTSKYIDVEVQLTQMKFNKVDCFKTAVTEPAVKCILLEEPEYLKTVEAKLKHEKPNKSVAISKPFFLEVMPQGIDKAASIARLAEKLGIRQEEIIAVGNAGNDLTMVEYAGLGVWVDNVTPELRGCADVIVASNNDHGVAEVVERYILN